The following are from one region of the Sandaracinus amylolyticus genome:
- a CDS encoding alpha/beta fold hydrolase, with translation MTTTHTLPVRGGRLHYEVRGEGPVLLVMGSPMDAVMFGPLADALARDHTVVTHDPPGISRSTFDDPQLESTPELRADCVVAILDALGAKTADLFGSSGGAVTGLALVTRHPGRLRTLVAHEPPLLELLPDAAQLRAMTEENIAIYQRHGVGAAWMQFMKNAGFDVSEHAGPPGEPTEKDLRNSARFFLHELRGTTRYLPDIAALRASETRVVVGLGETSGHLLTSRTSIALAERLGTKPTMFPGDHGGFMGQPNEFADTLRQVLAR, from the coding sequence ATGACCACGACTCACACACTCCCCGTTCGCGGCGGACGTCTCCACTACGAAGTCCGCGGCGAAGGTCCCGTGCTGCTCGTCATGGGCTCGCCGATGGACGCCGTGATGTTCGGGCCGCTCGCCGATGCGCTGGCGCGCGATCACACCGTCGTCACCCACGACCCGCCGGGGATCTCCCGCAGCACGTTCGACGATCCGCAGCTCGAGTCGACGCCCGAGCTGCGCGCCGACTGCGTCGTCGCGATCCTCGACGCGCTCGGCGCGAAGACCGCCGACCTCTTCGGCAGCAGCGGCGGCGCGGTCACCGGGCTCGCGCTCGTGACGCGACACCCCGGCCGACTGCGCACGCTCGTCGCGCACGAGCCTCCGCTGCTCGAGCTGCTCCCCGACGCGGCGCAGCTGCGCGCGATGACCGAGGAGAACATCGCGATCTACCAGCGCCACGGGGTCGGCGCGGCGTGGATGCAGTTCATGAAGAACGCGGGCTTCGACGTGAGCGAGCACGCCGGCCCGCCGGGCGAGCCGACCGAGAAGGACCTGCGCAACAGCGCGCGCTTCTTCCTCCACGAGCTGCGCGGCACGACGCGCTACCTGCCCGACATCGCCGCGCTGCGCGCGTCCGAGACGCGCGTCGTGGTCGGCCTCGGCGAGACCTCGGGCCACCTGCTCACGTCGCGCACGTCGATCGCGCTCGCGGAGCGCCTCGGCACCAAGCCGACGATGTTTCCCGGCGATCACGGCGGCTTCATGGGCCAGCCGAACGAGTTCGCCGACACGCTGCGTCAGGTGCTCGCGCGCTGA